From the Esox lucius isolate fEsoLuc1 chromosome 21, fEsoLuc1.pri, whole genome shotgun sequence genome, one window contains:
- the cd226 gene encoding CD226 antigen isoform X5: MMETVQKDHWYFMVLLVFLLILKVSIQQSGSVATVKLGEGMVLGCVCPWDGNLSMVSWTKLIRFEKAPVAVYHPEYGVYISPPYQTRIRFLKTTPMDGSVTLRNVSQEDAGLYHCSVQTFPQGSWAIDIRVELDPGTVEEETGVEETNIHLNETHPEVIKADTELTAERSENLTISCIHQHNGSVYRVTLEKLDRGGTGGGVLMALCQLKDGGLFEVNYTDRGVVNCSRRLDADLQLDGVTEQDGGLYRCRFSTDAGDLTTTVRLTVPRQVTLSLSVNLLYITGAAGVLLLLSSISLVLVLWKRKKRIEKYGSKLHPAQRRQRTTLRSWE; encoded by the exons TGTCCATTCAGCAGAGCGGCAGTGTTGCCACAGTGAAGCTGGGGGAGGGAATGGTCCTTGGATGCGTGTGTCCGTGGGACGGGAACCTCAGCATGGTTTCCTGGACCAAACTGATCCGGTTCGAGAAGGCGCCTGTAGCCGTGTACCATCCTGAATATGGAGTGTACATTTCCCCGCCTTATCAGACGAGGATCCGGTTCCTGAAGACCACGCCCATGGATGGCAGTGTCACACTCAGGAACGTCAGCCAGGAGGACGCAGGGCTCTACCACTGCTCTGTTCAGACCTTCCCACAAGGGTCCTGGGCCATTGACATACGAGTGGAGCTGGACCCAGGAACTGTTGAGGAGGAAACCG GAGTTGAAGAAACTAACATCCACCTCAATGAAACTCATCCAGAGGTGATCAAAGCAGACACTGAACTCACCGCAGAGAGGAGCGAGAACCTCACCATCAGCTGCATCCACCAGCACAATGGGAGCGTGTACCGGGTCACGCTGGAGAAGCTGGACCGTGGCGGCACCGGTGGCGGGGTGTTGATGGCGCTGTGTCAGCTGAAGGACGGAGGTCTGTTTGAAGTCAACTACACGGACCGGGGGGTTGTGAACTGTTCACGGCGGCTGGACGCCGATCTGCAGCTCGATGGTGTGACGGAGCAAGATGGAGGGTTGTACCGATGCCGCTTCAGTACGGACGCCGGGGATCTGACCACCACCGTGCGGCTGACAGTGCCACGTCAGG TTACCTTAAGCCTATCTGTGAATCTGCTCTATATTACTGGAGCAGCTGGAGTCTTACTACTGCTGTCTTCCATCTCACTGGTACTGGTTCTGTGGAAGAG AAAGAAGAGGATAGAGAAGTACGGATCGAAACTGCATCCAGCTCAGAGACGG CAGAGGACAACATTGAGGTCTTGGGAATAA
- the cd226 gene encoding CD226 antigen isoform X4 → MMETVQKDHWYFMVLLVFLLILKVSIQQSGSVATVKLGEGMVLGCVCPWDGNLSMVSWTKLIRFEKAPVAVYHPEYGVYISPPYQTRIRFLKTTPMDGSVTLRNVSQEDAGLYHCSVQTFPQGSWAIDIRVELDPGTVEEETEVIKADTELTAERSENLTISCIHQHNGSVYRVTLEKLDRGGTGGGVLMALCQLKDGGLFEVNYTDRGVVNCSRRLDADLQLDGVTEQDGGLYRCRFSTDAGDLTTTVRLTVPRQVTLSLSVNLLYITGAAGVLLLLSSISLVLVLWKRKKRIEKYGSKLHPAQRRLCNAYENVPVYDRMWKGTNPGREMPVYANIRTAHPPAKRKR, encoded by the exons TGTCCATTCAGCAGAGCGGCAGTGTTGCCACAGTGAAGCTGGGGGAGGGAATGGTCCTTGGATGCGTGTGTCCGTGGGACGGGAACCTCAGCATGGTTTCCTGGACCAAACTGATCCGGTTCGAGAAGGCGCCTGTAGCCGTGTACCATCCTGAATATGGAGTGTACATTTCCCCGCCTTATCAGACGAGGATCCGGTTCCTGAAGACCACGCCCATGGATGGCAGTGTCACACTCAGGAACGTCAGCCAGGAGGACGCAGGGCTCTACCACTGCTCTGTTCAGACCTTCCCACAAGGGTCCTGGGCCATTGACATACGAGTGGAGCTGGACCCAGGAACTGTTGAGGAGGAAACCG AGGTGATCAAAGCAGACACTGAACTCACCGCAGAGAGGAGCGAGAACCTCACCATCAGCTGCATCCACCAGCACAATGGGAGCGTGTACCGGGTCACGCTGGAGAAGCTGGACCGTGGCGGCACCGGTGGCGGGGTGTTGATGGCGCTGTGTCAGCTGAAGGACGGAGGTCTGTTTGAAGTCAACTACACGGACCGGGGGGTTGTGAACTGTTCACGGCGGCTGGACGCCGATCTGCAGCTCGATGGTGTGACGGAGCAAGATGGAGGGTTGTACCGATGCCGCTTCAGTACGGACGCCGGGGATCTGACCACCACCGTGCGGCTGACAGTGCCACGTCAGG TTACCTTAAGCCTATCTGTGAATCTGCTCTATATTACTGGAGCAGCTGGAGTCTTACTACTGCTGTCTTCCATCTCACTGGTACTGGTTCTGTGGAAGAG AAAGAAGAGGATAGAGAAGTACGGATCGAAACTGCATCCAGCTCAGAGACGG CTTTGCAATGCGTACGAGAACGTTCCTGTGTATGACAGGATGTGGAAGGGTACCAACCCAGGAAGAGAGATGCCAGTATACGCCAACATACGCACTGCGCATCCTCCCGCTAAGAGAAAGCGATAG
- the cd226 gene encoding CD226 antigen isoform X3: MMETVQKDHWYFMVLLVFLLILKVSIQQSGSVATVKLGEGMVLGCVCPWDGNLSMVSWTKLIRFEKAPVAVYHPEYGVYISPPYQTRIRFLKTTPMDGSVTLRNVSQEDAGLYHCSVQTFPQGSWAIDIRVELDPGTVEEETETNIHLNETHPEVIKADTELTAERSENLTISCIHQHNGSVYRVTLEKLDRGGTGGGVLMALCQLKDGGLFEVNYTDRGVVNCSRRLDADLQLDGVTEQDGGLYRCRFSTDAGDLTTTVRLTVPRQVTLSLSVNLLYITGAAGVLLLLSSISLVLVLWKRKKRIEKYGSKLHPAQRRLCNAYENVPVYDRMWKGTNPGREMPVYANIRTAHPPAKRKR; this comes from the exons TGTCCATTCAGCAGAGCGGCAGTGTTGCCACAGTGAAGCTGGGGGAGGGAATGGTCCTTGGATGCGTGTGTCCGTGGGACGGGAACCTCAGCATGGTTTCCTGGACCAAACTGATCCGGTTCGAGAAGGCGCCTGTAGCCGTGTACCATCCTGAATATGGAGTGTACATTTCCCCGCCTTATCAGACGAGGATCCGGTTCCTGAAGACCACGCCCATGGATGGCAGTGTCACACTCAGGAACGTCAGCCAGGAGGACGCAGGGCTCTACCACTGCTCTGTTCAGACCTTCCCACAAGGGTCCTGGGCCATTGACATACGAGTGGAGCTGGACCCAGGAACTGTTGAGGAGGAAACCG AAACTAACATCCACCTCAATGAAACTCATCCAGAGGTGATCAAAGCAGACACTGAACTCACCGCAGAGAGGAGCGAGAACCTCACCATCAGCTGCATCCACCAGCACAATGGGAGCGTGTACCGGGTCACGCTGGAGAAGCTGGACCGTGGCGGCACCGGTGGCGGGGTGTTGATGGCGCTGTGTCAGCTGAAGGACGGAGGTCTGTTTGAAGTCAACTACACGGACCGGGGGGTTGTGAACTGTTCACGGCGGCTGGACGCCGATCTGCAGCTCGATGGTGTGACGGAGCAAGATGGAGGGTTGTACCGATGCCGCTTCAGTACGGACGCCGGGGATCTGACCACCACCGTGCGGCTGACAGTGCCACGTCAGG TTACCTTAAGCCTATCTGTGAATCTGCTCTATATTACTGGAGCAGCTGGAGTCTTACTACTGCTGTCTTCCATCTCACTGGTACTGGTTCTGTGGAAGAG AAAGAAGAGGATAGAGAAGTACGGATCGAAACTGCATCCAGCTCAGAGACGG CTTTGCAATGCGTACGAGAACGTTCCTGTGTATGACAGGATGTGGAAGGGTACCAACCCAGGAAGAGAGATGCCAGTATACGCCAACATACGCACTGCGCATCCTCCCGCTAAGAGAAAGCGATAG
- the cd226 gene encoding CD226 antigen isoform X1, which translates to MMETVQKDHWYFMVLLVFLLILKVSIQQSGSVATVKLGEGMVLGCVCPWDGNLSMVSWTKLIRFEKAPVAVYHPEYGVYISPPYQTRIRFLKTTPMDGSVTLRNVSQEDAGLYHCSVQTFPQGSWAIDIRVELDPGTVEEETGVEETNIHLNETHPEVIKADTELTAERSENLTISCIHQHNGSVYRVTLEKLDRGGTGGGVLMALCQLKDGGLFEVNYTDRGVVNCSRRLDADLQLDGVTEQDGGLYRCRFSTDAGDLTTTVRLTVPRQVTLSLSVNLLYITGAAGVLLLLSSISLVLVLWKRKKRIEKYGSKLHPAQRRLCNAYENVPVYDRMWKGTNPGREMPVYANIRTAHPPAKRKR; encoded by the exons TGTCCATTCAGCAGAGCGGCAGTGTTGCCACAGTGAAGCTGGGGGAGGGAATGGTCCTTGGATGCGTGTGTCCGTGGGACGGGAACCTCAGCATGGTTTCCTGGACCAAACTGATCCGGTTCGAGAAGGCGCCTGTAGCCGTGTACCATCCTGAATATGGAGTGTACATTTCCCCGCCTTATCAGACGAGGATCCGGTTCCTGAAGACCACGCCCATGGATGGCAGTGTCACACTCAGGAACGTCAGCCAGGAGGACGCAGGGCTCTACCACTGCTCTGTTCAGACCTTCCCACAAGGGTCCTGGGCCATTGACATACGAGTGGAGCTGGACCCAGGAACTGTTGAGGAGGAAACCG GAGTTGAAGAAACTAACATCCACCTCAATGAAACTCATCCAGAGGTGATCAAAGCAGACACTGAACTCACCGCAGAGAGGAGCGAGAACCTCACCATCAGCTGCATCCACCAGCACAATGGGAGCGTGTACCGGGTCACGCTGGAGAAGCTGGACCGTGGCGGCACCGGTGGCGGGGTGTTGATGGCGCTGTGTCAGCTGAAGGACGGAGGTCTGTTTGAAGTCAACTACACGGACCGGGGGGTTGTGAACTGTTCACGGCGGCTGGACGCCGATCTGCAGCTCGATGGTGTGACGGAGCAAGATGGAGGGTTGTACCGATGCCGCTTCAGTACGGACGCCGGGGATCTGACCACCACCGTGCGGCTGACAGTGCCACGTCAGG TTACCTTAAGCCTATCTGTGAATCTGCTCTATATTACTGGAGCAGCTGGAGTCTTACTACTGCTGTCTTCCATCTCACTGGTACTGGTTCTGTGGAAGAG AAAGAAGAGGATAGAGAAGTACGGATCGAAACTGCATCCAGCTCAGAGACGG CTTTGCAATGCGTACGAGAACGTTCCTGTGTATGACAGGATGTGGAAGGGTACCAACCCAGGAAGAGAGATGCCAGTATACGCCAACATACGCACTGCGCATCCTCCCGCTAAGAGAAAGCGATAG
- the cd226 gene encoding CD226 antigen isoform X2, whose translation MMETVQKDHWYFMVLLVFLLILKVSIQQSGSVATVKLGEGMVLGCVCPWDGNLSMVSWTKLIRFEKAPVAVYHPEYGVYISPPYQTRIRFLKTTPMDGSVTLRNVSQEDAGLYHCSVQTFPQGSWAIDIRVELDPGTVEEETVEETNIHLNETHPEVIKADTELTAERSENLTISCIHQHNGSVYRVTLEKLDRGGTGGGVLMALCQLKDGGLFEVNYTDRGVVNCSRRLDADLQLDGVTEQDGGLYRCRFSTDAGDLTTTVRLTVPRQVTLSLSVNLLYITGAAGVLLLLSSISLVLVLWKRKKRIEKYGSKLHPAQRRLCNAYENVPVYDRMWKGTNPGREMPVYANIRTAHPPAKRKR comes from the exons TGTCCATTCAGCAGAGCGGCAGTGTTGCCACAGTGAAGCTGGGGGAGGGAATGGTCCTTGGATGCGTGTGTCCGTGGGACGGGAACCTCAGCATGGTTTCCTGGACCAAACTGATCCGGTTCGAGAAGGCGCCTGTAGCCGTGTACCATCCTGAATATGGAGTGTACATTTCCCCGCCTTATCAGACGAGGATCCGGTTCCTGAAGACCACGCCCATGGATGGCAGTGTCACACTCAGGAACGTCAGCCAGGAGGACGCAGGGCTCTACCACTGCTCTGTTCAGACCTTCCCACAAGGGTCCTGGGCCATTGACATACGAGTGGAGCTGGACCCAGGAACTGTTGAGGAGGAAACCG TTGAAGAAACTAACATCCACCTCAATGAAACTCATCCAGAGGTGATCAAAGCAGACACTGAACTCACCGCAGAGAGGAGCGAGAACCTCACCATCAGCTGCATCCACCAGCACAATGGGAGCGTGTACCGGGTCACGCTGGAGAAGCTGGACCGTGGCGGCACCGGTGGCGGGGTGTTGATGGCGCTGTGTCAGCTGAAGGACGGAGGTCTGTTTGAAGTCAACTACACGGACCGGGGGGTTGTGAACTGTTCACGGCGGCTGGACGCCGATCTGCAGCTCGATGGTGTGACGGAGCAAGATGGAGGGTTGTACCGATGCCGCTTCAGTACGGACGCCGGGGATCTGACCACCACCGTGCGGCTGACAGTGCCACGTCAGG TTACCTTAAGCCTATCTGTGAATCTGCTCTATATTACTGGAGCAGCTGGAGTCTTACTACTGCTGTCTTCCATCTCACTGGTACTGGTTCTGTGGAAGAG AAAGAAGAGGATAGAGAAGTACGGATCGAAACTGCATCCAGCTCAGAGACGG CTTTGCAATGCGTACGAGAACGTTCCTGTGTATGACAGGATGTGGAAGGGTACCAACCCAGGAAGAGAGATGCCAGTATACGCCAACATACGCACTGCGCATCCTCCCGCTAAGAGAAAGCGATAG